From Anthonomus grandis grandis chromosome 20, icAntGran1.3, whole genome shotgun sequence, the proteins below share one genomic window:
- the LOC126747899 gene encoding zinc finger protein 813-like yields MKTYSRKKVDESVEFEEIIDLDDVCRLCMEKEDELISIFNNEEVVPLTLRIMACVALEVFEGDGLPDKICHPCKFQLEKSYNFRKKCEQSDMKLRIHLKELKEKLGNIIEDDEFNRDSQGDRSDEDELEIVHDSMDKETEESTEKVASTEEDIVGVAKVSYIEGPEEPENTPNEITLAADTEGSKEACTLKTSATLKVETEQLDNDDDNVSSSDQPMDDIYDSNIGAIADAVKATLANQPGINVAGQLQIKVNPSSGKTTQVEVTTDDGHVIVMEISTEDQVDDRNSNSENLKRDSVLTEINDEGELKVFKCEYCPLSFSRRIALKRHSSVHSQQRGFSCGICEKWFPTKSALIRHERIHTGERPFQCEICTKSFAQKEILFRHMMTHSGQKPYNCPQCPSGFNQKVHLRSHMRKHAESDPHDMQLHYCSLCPKVFCHASGLSRHLLTHTGKLFKCTDCPKTFTDKSSLRRHRLQNGPRCGS; encoded by the exons atgaaaACGTACAGTAGGAAAAAGGTCGACGAGAGTGTCGAGTTTGAGGAAATCATAGATTTAGACGACGTGTGTCGTTTGTGTATGGAAAAAGAGGATGAGTTAATATCCATATTCAATAACGAAGAAGTGGTGCCCCTTACCCTAAGAATTATGGCCTGTGTAGCCCTAGAG GTTTTTGAAGGTGATGGTCTGCCTGATAAAATCTGCCACCCGTGCAAGTTTCAACTGGAGAAATCATATAATTTCCGAAAGAAATGCGAACAATCCGACATGAAATTACGGATACATTTGAAAGAACTTAAAGAGAAACTGGGGAATATCATTGAGGATGATGAGTTTAATAGAGATTCTCAAGGAGATAGATCGGACGAGGATGAATTGGAAATAGTGCATGATAGTATGGATAAGGAAACTGAGGAAAGTACTGAGAAAGTCGCCAGTACTGAAGAGGATATTGTGG GGGTGGCCAAAGTGTCGTATATCGAAGGACCAGAAGAACCAGAAAACACGCCCAACGAAATCACTTTGGCGGCAGACACGGAGGGCAGCAAAGAGGCTTGCACCCTCAAAACTTCCGCGACATTAAAAGTAGAAACTGAGCAACTCGATAATGACGACGATAATGTCAGTAGCTCAGATCAACCCATGGACGATATTTACGACAGTAATATCGGTGCAATCGCCGATGCCGTTAAGGCCACTTTAGCAAACCAACCGG gaaTTAATGTTGCGGGTCAACTGCAGATTAAAGTGAACCCGTCGTCGGGGAAAACCACCCAAGTGGAGGTGACCACTGACGACGGCCACGTGATCGTCATGGAAATATCCACCGAGGATCAAGTGGACGATCGGAACTCTAATAGCGAAAACTTGAAGCGTGACTCTGTTTTAACGG aaataaacgATGAAGGGGAATTGAAAGTGTTCAAGTGCGAGTACTGTCCGTTGTCCTTCTCGAGAAGGATCGCACTTAAGAGGCACTCGTCGGTGCATTCGCAGCAACGTG GCTTTAGCTGCGGTATTTGCGAAAAATGGTTCCCGACCAAATCGGCCCTAATAAGACACGAACGGATCCACACCGGCGAGCGTCCCTTCCAGTGCGAAATATGCACGAAAAGTTTCGCCCAAAAAGAGATCCTCTTCAGGCACATGATGACCCACTCGGGTCAGAAGCCGTACAACTGTCCCCAGTGTCCGAGCGGGTTCAATCAAAAAGTGCATCTGCGCAGTCACATGCGCAAACACGCGGAATCCGACCCGCACGACATGCAACTGCACTACTGCAGTCTGTGCCCGAAAGTTTTCTGTCACGCGTCCGGTTTAAGCAGACATTTACTGACGCACACGGGGAAATTGTTCAAGTGCACCGACTGTCCCAAGACGTTCACCGACAAAAGTTCCCTGAGGAGGCATCGGTTACAAAACGGGCCCAGGTGCGGTAGTTAG